A section of the Streptomyces sp. CG1 genome encodes:
- a CDS encoding DUF998 domain-containing protein: protein MSKDGALEAHGVTGADAPGVRRRDVPGARWRAAAGMLLVAAVTYNDWLLQFWVRTGLDQRNSYVSEAFAADQPHRELFSVVELVTAALVMTAAGLAATAVPQGWPAAGWGALAAFAACSVADVALPMRCAPSVEAGCPADSIAHTMTSGLVHFALFASMATFAISTRSAPGGGCRAGRWARWLLPVSMAAAISSTGPYIGRPGGHGIAQRAHVLTVGLWFWLLAAEAWREQRGTRP, encoded by the coding sequence ATGAGCAAGGACGGCGCGTTGGAGGCGCACGGCGTGACGGGTGCCGACGCGCCCGGCGTACGGCGCCGTGACGTGCCGGGTGCCCGGTGGAGGGCGGCCGCGGGGATGCTGCTGGTGGCAGCCGTGACCTACAACGACTGGCTCCTGCAGTTCTGGGTGCGGACGGGACTGGACCAGCGCAACTCCTACGTCAGTGAGGCCTTCGCCGCCGACCAGCCCCACCGTGAGCTGTTCAGCGTGGTAGAACTGGTCACGGCGGCCCTGGTGATGACCGCGGCGGGCCTGGCCGCGACAGCAGTGCCGCAGGGTTGGCCCGCTGCCGGATGGGGGGCGCTGGCAGCGTTCGCGGCCTGCTCGGTGGCGGACGTCGCGCTGCCCATGCGGTGTGCCCCCTCCGTGGAGGCGGGGTGCCCCGCGGACAGCATCGCGCACACGATGACCAGCGGCCTTGTGCACTTTGCCCTGTTCGCCTCAATGGCCACCTTCGCCATCTCCACCCGCTCGGCCCCTGGCGGCGGCTGCCGCGCGGGGCGCTGGGCCCGCTGGCTGCTGCCGGTATCCATGGCCGCTGCGATCTCCTCCACCGGCCCCTATATCGGCCGTCCGGGCGGACACGGGATCGCACAGCGGGCTCACGTGCTCACGGTGGGCTTGTGGTTCTGGTTGCTGGCGGCCGAAGCATGGCGGGAGCAGCGAGGCACCCGGCCCTAG
- a CDS encoding fibronectin type III domain-containing protein, with the protein MASIVISKSTTAGYHSTNPYNHFSWLATIESAWGLAPLTSNDGGATAMSDFFVPQVGQALPGAPTNATATAGQRQATVTCRPPANNGDCSITQYHVVGSPGGSATVGGTSTSTTVTGLTPGTSYTFTVSATNCVGTGPASSSSNPVVPTKH; encoded by the coding sequence GTGGCGTCGATCGTCATCAGCAAGTCGACCACGGCCGGCTACCACTCGACCAACCCGTACAACCACTTCTCCTGGCTGGCCACGATCGAGTCCGCATGGGGCCTTGCTCCGCTGACCAGCAACGACGGCGGCGCCACCGCGATGTCGGACTTCTTCGTGCCGCAGGTCGGCCAGGCCCTGCCCGGTGCCCCGACCAACGCGACCGCCACCGCCGGTCAACGGCAGGCGACCGTCACCTGTAGACCACCGGCCAACAACGGAGACTGCTCGATCACGCAGTACCACGTGGTCGGCTCCCCCGGAGGTAGCGCGACGGTCGGCGGCACCTCGACCAGCACCACCGTCACCGGCCTCACCCCCGGAACCAGTTACACCTTCACCGTATCGGCCACCAACTGCGTAGGCACAGGCCCCGCCTCATCCTCGTCCAATCCGGTCGTCCCGACCAAGCACTGA
- a CDS encoding alkaline phosphatase family protein encodes MHPHRLARRLLTLVATLLLTLAPAISGGSASAQTAGAVPAFDHVFTILMENHSYNEIVGNSQAPYINSLVSKYGIASNYFAVGHPSLPNYLELTGGSNFGIATDCNPSQCTVNQPNIAADRITPAGKTWKAYEESMPAPCTLSDSGEYAVRHNPFVYYTDLQTTAQCNNDVPYTQLATDLGSTTTTPNYAFITPNLIDDMHDGTIAQGDTWLSQNVPNILNSPPSPARTRFSTSCGTRTTAPRTIRWRRSSSASRPRPATTRPTRTTTSPGWPRSSPHGALLR; translated from the coding sequence ATGCATCCGCACCGACTGGCCAGAAGGCTGCTGACCTTGGTGGCCACGCTGCTCCTCACCCTGGCGCCGGCAATATCCGGTGGCTCTGCGTCCGCGCAGACGGCTGGGGCCGTTCCGGCGTTCGACCACGTCTTCACTATCCTGATGGAGAACCATTCGTACAACGAGATCGTCGGCAACAGCCAGGCGCCGTACATCAACTCGCTGGTCAGCAAGTACGGCATCGCGTCGAACTACTTCGCGGTCGGCCACCCGAGTCTTCCGAACTACCTGGAACTGACCGGTGGTTCGAACTTCGGCATCGCCACCGACTGCAACCCGTCGCAATGCACAGTGAACCAGCCGAACATCGCGGCGGACCGGATCACCCCGGCTGGCAAGACCTGGAAAGCGTACGAGGAATCGATGCCGGCGCCCTGCACGCTCTCCGACTCGGGCGAGTATGCGGTGCGGCACAACCCATTCGTCTACTACACCGACCTCCAGACCACGGCGCAGTGCAACAACGACGTGCCGTACACACAGCTCGCCACCGACCTCGGCTCGACGACCACCACACCGAACTACGCGTTCATCACCCCGAACCTGATCGACGACATGCACGACGGCACGATCGCCCAAGGCGACACCTGGCTGTCGCAGAACGTGCCGAACATCCTCAACTCCCCGCCTTCACCAGCCAGAACTCGGTTCTCAACATCGTGTGGGACGAGGACGACGGCACCCAGAACAATCAGGTGGCGTCGATCGTCATCAGCAAGTCGACCACGGCCGGCTACCACTCGACCAACCCGTACAACCACTTCTCCTGGCTGGCCACGATCGAGTCCGCATGGGGCCTTGCTCCGCTGA
- the phoU gene encoding phosphate signaling complex protein PhoU, with translation MRETYHEALASISEGLVEMANLVGSAIGLATHALLDADLQLAENVISAEEEVGDLQRDLEHRAIALLARQQPVATDLRIVVTSLRMSADLERSGVLAQHVAKLARLRYPGHVVPGDLRRTVLEMGQLAQRLMAQAAEVIIIKDVDAALQLEKDDERMDELHRVIFQHLLDERWQHGVETAVDVTLVGRYYERFADHAVSVARGVVYLVTGKHVDELPTEPPLTA, from the coding sequence ATGCGGGAGACCTATCACGAGGCGCTGGCCTCGATCAGTGAAGGCTTGGTGGAGATGGCAAACCTGGTCGGCTCCGCCATCGGCCTGGCCACTCACGCTCTCCTCGATGCGGATCTGCAACTTGCTGAGAACGTGATCTCGGCGGAAGAGGAAGTGGGTGATCTGCAACGCGACCTTGAACACCGGGCCATCGCGCTTCTGGCGCGGCAACAGCCGGTCGCCACGGATCTGCGGATCGTGGTCACCTCGCTACGCATGAGCGCAGACCTGGAGCGGTCCGGTGTCCTGGCTCAGCACGTGGCCAAACTGGCCCGGCTGCGCTATCCCGGGCACGTGGTACCGGGCGATCTACGCCGCACAGTCTTGGAGATGGGGCAGCTCGCGCAGCGCCTGATGGCACAGGCTGCCGAGGTGATCATCATCAAGGACGTCGATGCGGCGCTGCAGCTGGAGAAGGACGACGAGCGTATGGACGAGCTGCACCGTGTGATCTTCCAGCACCTCCTTGATGAACGGTGGCAACATGGTGTCGAGACAGCCGTGGACGTCACGCTGGTCGGCCGCTACTACGAGCGGTTCGCCGACCACGCGGTGTCGGTGGCCCGAGGCGTGGTGTACCTGGTCACCGGCAAGCACGTGGACGAATTGCCCACGGAACCGCCGTTGACCGCGTGA
- a CDS encoding LysE family translocator, producing the protein MITAGLAFASVAMLINMAPGPDTLLVVRTSVTQGRPGGLAAVLGILTGCVGWGIATAAGLTALLTASRLAYDILRVCGAVYLTFLGAAALRRSRKPTSPERAERPTAPASALAAFRAGVGTNLLNPKAGVFYMSLIPQFVPRDAQMFSATLFFTAIDVIELAAWYSFLSRAASALSERIRRPAFHRRLEQITAVAFFGFAANLLADRS; encoded by the coding sequence ATGATCACTGCCGGGCTGGCCTTTGCCAGCGTGGCCATGCTCATCAATATGGCACCCGGTCCCGACACACTGCTCGTTGTCCGAACCTCCGTGACGCAGGGCAGGCCAGGCGGACTGGCCGCTGTCCTGGGCATCCTCACCGGCTGCGTGGGCTGGGGCATCGCGACAGCCGCAGGTCTGACGGCCCTGCTGACCGCATCCCGCCTGGCCTACGACATACTCCGCGTATGCGGCGCCGTATACCTCACTTTTCTGGGGGCCGCGGCACTCCGGCGTTCCAGAAAGCCGACCAGCCCTGAACGGGCTGAGCGGCCCACCGCCCCGGCCAGTGCCCTTGCGGCGTTCCGCGCTGGCGTGGGAACAAATCTCCTTAACCCCAAGGCTGGCGTGTTCTACATGAGCCTGATCCCGCAGTTCGTCCCACGGGACGCGCAGATGTTCAGCGCGACGCTGTTCTTCACCGCCATTGATGTGATCGAGCTGGCTGCCTGGTACTCGTTCCTCTCCCGTGCCGCCTCGGCGCTGAGCGAACGCATCCGACGCCCCGCGTTCCACCGCCGCCTCGAACAGATCACCGCCGTGGCCTTCTTCGGCTTCGCCGCCAACCTCCTCGCCGACCGCTCGTAG